TCACGGCAGTATTGATGAATTAAACCAACAGGTGGACAAGCTTCATCAACTCTACCTGGAGCTGACACACGCGGAAACCACTTCACCCAAGTAATCTTATTTATGTCAATTACAGATCCAATCACAGACTTAACCAGCTTAAAACTTGCCTGCCCAACCTGTAAAAAAACCGTACTGTGGAATGATGATTTTCCCCATCGCCCATTTTGTAGTGATCGTTGTCGGTTAATTGATTTGGGAGAATGGGCAAGCGAAAGCCATCGCATTGCAGGG
The nucleotide sequence above comes from Cellvibrio sp. PSBB023. Encoded proteins:
- the yacG gene encoding DNA gyrase inhibitor YacG, whose translation is MSITDPITDLTSLKLACPTCKKTVLWNDDFPHRPFCSDRCRLIDLGEWASESHRIAGDNLDINSEDD